A window of Fibrobacter sp. UWB13 contains these coding sequences:
- a CDS encoding ATP-binding protein — MLGQKTSVKQLPRPIHQLVIISIFWQASNLIGDIFFSGDNFIAGTRAYTARQLIFCAAALGWIQLGNAIHHTAEISLKIKRKNGWKLMNIFGALAVLVSTYLFISNPSFIPNLNFFGYHPFAERPVFNFYSLLFCLFVVPNIIVTAYIILRNIVQTSDTTLPYQVSIYMLSSFVFFVTLVALFDFVIPISTKFSNYDQFLKWSQFISVFLAILSGQYFTSVSFKNKSASWFLDKLKDKMVDGLIYYNYKGEIQLANPAALGILHTTQEALHNKKITSIFPQIQDPARESTYNKIRVKIDNEDHIFNVSIFEIRQSLTTNYNVAFFSDVSNTLHYQQIIKTRDEQFKEYQLDQIRYQERLNIWKKKVDESKYFLDTLISTLPFRFWSKNEQGVFMTQNQTDIKSRGNLLQTSEPDSKILPQELLARNEGEPQSFISYERIKRSFNEDQDEEDDIEILKQDDYNMAVRKGAAKDIMIFNNMFIPIMAPRKPYKIIGIKIDITKEMRLEKERDMLQEQKHIHSRLEELGTICGGFAHDYNNILGSQIGFCDLALEVLDKDNQAYMFIQEARKAATRGKESLEELLNTIRGKTSEKDKLTEFAPYMIIDDVVKKLWITLPPNVKVKAENLDKNIRIVGNVSALDRIISNLANNAIFAMKENGGTLTIALKREVLTEPLITPYAPQIEAGTYAKITVEDTGTGMDTATLERIFSPFFTTKAPGEGLGLGLSSALRLLKEGNAGYTVQTTLGEGTIFNLYWSIRNEKMEA, encoded by the coding sequence ATGCTTGGTCAAAAGACGTCCGTCAAGCAGCTTCCTCGCCCCATACACCAGCTGGTGATCATCAGCATATTCTGGCAAGCGAGCAACTTGATAGGCGACATTTTCTTTAGTGGCGATAACTTTATTGCAGGGACCAGAGCCTATACGGCAAGGCAACTCATATTCTGCGCGGCAGCCCTTGGCTGGATCCAGCTCGGGAACGCCATACACCATACCGCAGAAATCAGTCTCAAGATAAAGCGCAAGAACGGCTGGAAGCTCATGAATATTTTCGGAGCTTTAGCCGTTCTCGTTTCGACATATCTCTTTATCAGTAATCCTAGCTTCATTCCCAATTTAAACTTCTTTGGCTACCATCCCTTTGCAGAACGCCCTGTATTCAACTTTTATTCTTTACTGTTCTGCTTATTCGTAGTCCCCAACATCATCGTTACCGCCTACATTATTCTACGCAACATCGTACAAACTAGCGATACGACGCTCCCCTACCAGGTTAGCATTTACATGTTATCCTCGTTTGTATTCTTTGTAACCTTGGTGGCACTCTTCGATTTCGTTATTCCCATTTCCACAAAATTCAGTAACTACGACCAATTCCTCAAATGGTCGCAATTCATCTCGGTATTCTTGGCAATCCTTTCGGGGCAATATTTCACTTCCGTATCGTTCAAGAACAAAAGCGCATCCTGGTTTTTGGACAAGCTAAAAGACAAGATGGTAGACGGGCTTATCTACTACAACTACAAAGGTGAAATCCAGCTTGCAAACCCAGCAGCTCTTGGAATTTTACACACAACGCAAGAAGCCCTCCACAACAAGAAAATCACGTCCATATTCCCGCAAATACAAGACCCGGCAAGAGAATCGACCTACAACAAGATTAGAGTCAAAATCGATAACGAAGACCATATTTTTAATGTCTCGATTTTTGAAATCCGCCAGTCATTGACAACAAACTATAACGTCGCCTTTTTCAGCGATGTTTCCAACACGCTGCATTACCAGCAAATTATCAAGACCCGCGATGAGCAGTTCAAGGAATACCAGCTCGACCAAATCCGTTATCAGGAACGACTGAACATCTGGAAGAAGAAAGTCGATGAAAGCAAGTACTTCTTAGACACGCTTATCAGTACACTCCCCTTCCGCTTCTGGTCCAAGAACGAACAGGGCGTGTTCATGACGCAAAACCAGACAGACATCAAGAGCCGCGGAAACCTGCTCCAGACATCAGAACCGGACAGCAAGATTTTGCCGCAGGAACTCTTAGCCCGTAACGAAGGCGAACCGCAAAGCTTTATTTCTTACGAACGAATTAAGAGATCGTTTAACGAAGACCAGGATGAAGAAGACGATATCGAAATTTTGAAGCAGGATGACTACAATATGGCAGTCCGCAAGGGCGCTGCTAAGGATATCATGATTTTCAACAACATGTTCATCCCGATTATGGCGCCCCGCAAACCGTACAAAATCATCGGTATCAAAATCGATATTACCAAGGAAATGCGTCTCGAAAAAGAACGCGACATGTTGCAGGAACAAAAGCACATCCATTCGAGACTCGAAGAACTGGGCACCATCTGCGGTGGCTTCGCGCATGACTACAACAACATTCTCGGCTCGCAAATCGGCTTCTGCGATCTCGCCCTTGAAGTGCTCGACAAGGATAACCAAGCTTACATGTTTATCCAGGAAGCCCGAAAGGCTGCAACACGCGGTAAAGAATCGCTCGAAGAGCTTTTGAACACCATCCGCGGAAAGACATCCGAAAAGGACAAGCTGACTGAATTTGCGCCGTACATGATTATCGACGACGTGGTGAAGAAGCTCTGGATTACGCTCCCGCCGAACGTGAAGGTCAAGGCAGAAAACCTCGACAAGAACATCCGCATCGTCGGAAACGTCTCTGCACTCGACCGTATTATCAGCAACCTTGCGAACAACGCCATTTTCGCCATGAAGGAAAACGGCGGTACGCTCACGATTGCCCTCAAGCGCGAAGTGCTCACGGAACCGCTCATTACGCCATACGCCCCGCAGATCGAAGCGGGCACGTACGCCAAAATTACAGTCGAGGATACCGGTACCGGCATGGACACCGCCACCCTCGAACGCATCTTTTCACCGTTCTTTACGACCAAGGCACCGGGTGAAGGACTCGGTTTGGGCTTGTCATCCGCATTAAGACTGCTAAAAGAAGGCAATGCGGGCTATACAGTCCAAACAACATTGGGCGAAGGAACTATTTTTAATCTATATTGGTCTATAAGAAACGAGAAAATGGAGGCTTAA
- a CDS encoding response regulator: MSTILIIDDDAQLNLMLKSALELKGYTVDTACNGKKAKSLYQKNTYDVIITDIIMPEGDGFEVILDLRRMGLSDRVIAISGGGRTSAEDYLATAQHFDVAAIFSKPLDLQQLRNKVDEIIKVHS; encoded by the coding sequence ATGTCTACAATACTCATCATTGACGATGACGCTCAGCTCAACCTCATGTTGAAGTCTGCTTTGGAATTGAAAGGTTACACTGTCGATACTGCATGCAACGGTAAGAAAGCCAAGTCGCTTTATCAGAAGAATACTTATGATGTGATTATCACCGATATCATCATGCCGGAAGGCGATGGCTTCGAAGTCATCCTCGATCTCCGCCGCATGGGCCTTAGCGACAGGGTTATTGCGATTAGTGGTGGTGGACGCACCTCTGCCGAAGACTACCTTGCAACGGCACAGCATTTCGATGTTGCTGCTATTTTCAGCAAGCCGCTGGACCTCCAGCAGCTCCGCAACAAAGTTGACGAGATCATCAAGGTACATTCGTAA
- a CDS encoding sigma-54 dependent transcriptional regulator: MMNILIADFDRKFVEELQRNWSVAGTNLLVCSDDKTLMPLIKKTSIDLAFIEVPFLMLDNMDLISYLKERQPGIEIFVLCDDRNWQGAASAITRGASSFLKKPVTLSLLESTASKIQAQQQNKSNTQLMESQVLDNLLGDTPEMRKILKTVYKVAPTNSTLLITGESGSGKEFLANVVHRYSKRANEPFVPVNCGAIPENLVESELFGSKKGSYTGSTADKKGLFESANGGTLFLDEVGELSLATQVKLLRFLQSHEIRRVGETDARYLDIRIIAATNRDLQKSMHEGRFREDLYYRLNTFHLQLPPLRDRKPVIPNLIRYFILKNKEAQGKEILDLEPAALYALTKYPYPGNIRELENIMEHAIVLSEGGVIKLEDLPEYVQVEAREKTVAIPHIKDASSNKESSSESVYNKVEDTEDDEKSAENPFGKPIHFEPISGKTDSAGLLTHNPTKFITHNPAPAEEEEILSLDEMERRHILHALSICKGNKTEVCKKLGISRATLWRKLKELKIEMDGGED; the protein is encoded by the coding sequence ATGATGAATATCCTGATCGCTGATTTTGATCGGAAATTTGTCGAGGAGCTACAACGGAACTGGTCTGTAGCCGGAACGAACCTCCTGGTCTGCTCCGACGACAAGACTTTGATGCCGCTAATTAAAAAGACGTCGATAGACCTTGCGTTTATCGAGGTTCCTTTTTTAATGCTCGACAATATGGATTTGATCAGCTATTTGAAGGAACGCCAGCCTGGTATCGAGATTTTTGTACTGTGCGATGACCGCAACTGGCAGGGAGCTGCTAGCGCCATTACCCGTGGAGCCAGCAGCTTTTTGAAGAAGCCGGTCACGCTATCGCTCCTTGAGAGCACGGCAAGCAAAATCCAGGCTCAGCAACAAAACAAGTCCAACACGCAGCTCATGGAATCCCAGGTGTTGGACAACCTTCTCGGCGACACGCCCGAGATGCGCAAAATTCTAAAGACAGTTTATAAGGTCGCACCGACCAACAGCACCTTGCTTATAACCGGCGAGTCCGGTTCGGGCAAGGAATTTTTGGCAAACGTCGTCCACCGCTACAGCAAGCGTGCAAACGAACCGTTTGTGCCAGTCAACTGTGGCGCCATCCCCGAGAACCTCGTGGAAAGCGAACTCTTCGGTAGCAAGAAGGGATCGTACACAGGTTCGACCGCCGACAAGAAGGGCTTGTTCGAATCCGCCAATGGCGGTACGCTCTTTTTGGACGAAGTCGGTGAACTCTCACTGGCAACCCAGGTCAAGCTTTTACGTTTTCTGCAAAGTCACGAAATTCGTCGCGTGGGTGAAACGGACGCCCGTTATTTGGACATCCGCATTATCGCTGCAACGAACCGCGATTTGCAAAAATCCATGCACGAAGGTCGATTCCGCGAAGACCTTTACTACCGCTTGAACACGTTCCACTTGCAGCTTCCGCCGCTCCGCGACAGGAAGCCCGTCATCCCGAACTTAATTCGTTACTTTATCTTAAAGAACAAAGAAGCGCAGGGCAAGGAAATTCTCGACCTTGAACCAGCCGCTCTTTATGCTTTGACAAAGTACCCCTACCCCGGCAACATCCGCGAGCTCGAAAACATCATGGAGCACGCGATTGTGCTTTCGGAAGGTGGGGTCATCAAGCTCGAAGACCTGCCCGAATACGTGCAAGTAGAAGCCCGTGAAAAGACTGTCGCCATTCCGCATATAAAGGATGCCAGCAGCAATAAAGAAAGCTCCAGCGAATCTGTTTACAACAAAGTCGAAGATACGGAAGATGACGAGAAGTCCGCCGAGAATCCATTCGGAAAGCCGATTCATTTTGAACCGATTTCGGGCAAGACGGATAGCGCAGGACTTTTGACGCACAACCCGACGAAGTTCATCACGCATAATCCGGCGCCCGCCGAAGAAGAAGAAATTCTTTCGCTCGACGAGATGGAACGCAGGCACATTCTGCATGCCTTAAGCATTTGCAAAGGCAACAAGACTGAAGTCTGCAAAAAGCTCGGCATTAGCCGTGCCACACTTTGGCGCAAGCTCAAAGAGCTCAAAATTGAAATGGACGGCGGCGAGGATTAA
- a CDS encoding class I SAM-dependent rRNA methyltransferase yields MAFDLKNKLAIAFDKRASLFEVTDALRIVNGAADGFPGLTIDKLGDRYQMQFFGPELLTSKTEIVEAVAALFNPVCVVTKERLSSSGKSLENAPMDVVIGAREDAVGTVREGNAHFHVDLLDTINPGLFLDMRHVRLEVEERFREMSGESLRFLNLFSYTCSFSVHARLGGAAVATNADISGKILDKGRENYALNGLDLRPGEFFRGNAIEYVHWAQKKGLRFDGIVLDPPSFARFKGFNFNVREHLMPLVADCAMLLNPGGFFMVSSNYSEFNLSAFARDVLAAVSSVHPKAKTSWKKSQDVDFVGSGSTKDSCLVATLVEV; encoded by the coding sequence ATGGCTTTTGATTTAAAAAACAAGTTAGCGATTGCTTTCGACAAGCGCGCCTCGTTATTCGAGGTAACGGATGCTTTGCGCATTGTGAATGGCGCTGCTGACGGCTTCCCGGGACTTACGATTGATAAGCTTGGTGACCGTTACCAGATGCAGTTTTTTGGACCGGAGCTTTTAACGAGCAAGACTGAAATTGTCGAGGCTGTAGCCGCTCTATTCAATCCAGTTTGTGTTGTGACAAAGGAACGCCTTTCGAGCTCTGGAAAATCGCTCGAGAACGCTCCGATGGATGTCGTGATTGGCGCGCGTGAAGATGCCGTGGGAACCGTCCGCGAAGGCAATGCACATTTTCATGTGGATTTGCTTGATACGATTAATCCGGGACTTTTTCTCGATATGCGCCATGTGCGTCTCGAAGTCGAAGAACGCTTCCGTGAAATGTCCGGGGAGAGCCTTCGCTTCCTCAATCTTTTTAGCTATACATGCAGTTTCTCCGTGCATGCCCGTCTAGGCGGTGCTGCGGTTGCTACAAACGCCGATATCAGTGGCAAGATTCTCGACAAGGGTCGTGAAAATTATGCCTTAAATGGGCTTGATTTGCGCCCTGGAGAGTTCTTCCGCGGTAACGCTATCGAATACGTTCACTGGGCTCAAAAGAAGGGCTTACGATTTGATGGTATTGTGCTTGACCCGCCGAGCTTTGCGCGTTTCAAGGGCTTTAACTTTAACGTGCGCGAACACTTGATGCCGCTCGTTGCCGATTGTGCGATGCTTTTAAATCCGGGCGGATTTTTCATGGTCAGTTCCAACTATAGTGAATTTAACTTGTCTGCGTTTGCCCGCGATGTGCTCGCCGCCGTTTCTTCTGTGCACCCGAAAGCAAAAACGTCTTGGAAAAAATCCCAAGACGTAGACTTTGTCGGTAGCGGTTCTACAAAAGATTCTTGCTTAGTCGCAACTCTTGTAGAGGTTTAA
- the nrdR gene encoding transcriptional regulator NrdR, which yields MICPFCKNDNDKVVDSRVSGSSIRRRRECCACGRRFTTREYIEVQPLTVIKRSGEREPFQREKLQRGVMNSCKKRPVSMDDIEQLVTRVENSLQMSEGFEVSYDQIGNLVMQELKKLDAVAYVRFASIYREFKEVGEFVDQIKTLDK from the coding sequence ATGATTTGCCCGTTTTGCAAGAATGATAACGACAAGGTTGTCGATAGCCGCGTGAGTGGCTCGTCCATTCGTCGTCGTCGTGAATGTTGTGCCTGTGGTCGTCGCTTTACGACTCGTGAATATATCGAAGTTCAGCCGTTGACCGTTATCAAGCGCAGTGGCGAACGCGAACCGTTCCAGCGCGAAAAACTCCAGCGTGGCGTCATGAACTCTTGCAAAAAACGTCCGGTTTCCATGGACGATATCGAACAACTTGTGACGCGAGTCGAAAATTCGTTGCAGATGTCAGAGGGCTTTGAAGTCAGCTACGATCAGATTGGCAACCTCGTGATGCAGGAACTCAAAAAGCTCGATGCCGTTGCCTATGTCCGCTTTGCTTCCATCTATCGTGAATTTAAGGAAGTGGGCGAGTTCGTCGACCAGATCAAGACTCTTGATAAGTAA
- a CDS encoding GNAT family N-acetyltransferase, translating to MVQEGIDTEKLSFIRIRPSYSVKNFNCGDRDLDDFILNCASAFQKHLLAVSYACTDSGTGQVLAYCSLANDRVALDNFKDKTEFNRFRKKSGFPNEKRLKSYPAVKLCRLGVDVSAKKHRIGTTILNYIKSMFVIDNKTGCRFLTVDAYLNAVPFYEKNGFRFMNAEDDDPHTRLMYFDLMDLVA from the coding sequence GTGGTTCAAGAAGGTATAGATACAGAAAAATTAAGTTTTATTAGGATTCGACCATCTTATTCTGTTAAAAATTTTAATTGCGGTGATCGCGATTTAGATGATTTCATTCTGAATTGTGCGTCTGCATTTCAGAAACATTTGCTTGCTGTAAGCTATGCTTGTACCGATTCTGGTACAGGTCAAGTATTGGCTTATTGCAGCCTTGCAAATGACAGGGTGGCATTGGACAATTTCAAGGATAAAACAGAATTCAATCGGTTCCGAAAAAAGAGCGGTTTCCCGAACGAAAAACGTTTGAAAAGTTATCCTGCGGTCAAATTATGCCGCTTGGGCGTTGATGTCTCGGCTAAAAAACATAGAATCGGGACGACAATCCTCAATTACATCAAGTCTATGTTTGTGATTGACAACAAGACAGGTTGTAGATTTTTGACTGTTGATGCGTATTTGAACGCCGTTCCTTTTTATGAAAAGAATGGTTTTCGGTTTATGAATGCTGAAGATGACGATCCGCATACAAGGTTGATGTACTTTGACCTTATGGATTTGGTTGCGTAA
- the obgE gene encoding GTPase ObgE: MFLDEKNIEVRSGRGGDGICSFHREKFVPLGGPDGGDGGRGGHVILQVNEQYTTLLDMGNTHIYKAKSGQPGGAKRCSGASAEDLIISVPRGTIVKDEQGHILTDLTEPGQKWIAARGGKGGMGNQHFATPKVQAPRKCTPGEKGEVRQLFLELKLMADVGLVGFPNAGKSSLVNKISSGRPKVGDYPFTTLEPVLGIVQVNGHSFVVADIPGLLEGASEGKGLGHQFLKHIERTHTLLFVIDGFAENAYEQFKVLKEELKAFHPKLAEKNFVVALNKSDLGIENAIKEFKKHRQKVVITSAVTGEGCAELQQALDAAVPHMHKKSIGWSKKA; encoded by the coding sequence ATGTTCTTAGACGAAAAAAATATTGAAGTTCGCTCCGGCAGAGGCGGTGACGGCATCTGCAGTTTCCATCGTGAAAAGTTTGTACCCCTCGGCGGTCCCGATGGCGGTGATGGCGGTCGTGGCGGTCACGTGATTTTGCAGGTGAACGAGCAGTACACCACGCTTCTCGACATGGGCAACACGCACATTTACAAGGCAAAGAGCGGTCAGCCCGGTGGCGCCAAACGCTGCTCCGGTGCATCTGCCGAAGATTTGATTATTAGCGTTCCGCGCGGCACAATCGTCAAGGACGAACAGGGCCACATCCTCACGGACTTGACCGAACCGGGCCAGAAGTGGATTGCGGCTCGCGGCGGCAAGGGCGGCATGGGCAACCAGCATTTCGCAACCCCGAAGGTGCAGGCACCGCGCAAGTGCACTCCGGGTGAAAAGGGCGAAGTCCGCCAGCTGTTCCTCGAACTCAAGCTCATGGCAGACGTGGGTCTCGTGGGCTTCCCGAACGCAGGCAAGTCGAGCCTCGTGAACAAGATTTCTAGCGGTCGTCCGAAGGTTGGTGACTATCCGTTTACGACTCTTGAACCGGTGCTCGGCATCGTCCAGGTGAACGGTCACAGCTTTGTGGTTGCCGATATTCCGGGTCTCTTGGAAGGCGCGAGCGAAGGCAAGGGCCTTGGCCACCAGTTCCTCAAGCACATCGAACGTACGCACACACTGCTCTTTGTGATTGACGGTTTTGCCGAAAACGCCTACGAGCAGTTCAAGGTCTTGAAGGAAGAACTCAAGGCATTCCACCCGAAGCTTGCCGAAAAGAACTTTGTCGTAGCGCTCAACAAGAGCGACCTCGGCATCGAAAACGCCATCAAGGAATTCAAGAAGCACCGCCAGAAAGTGGTCATCACATCGGCGGTCACTGGCGAAGGTTGCGCTGAATTGCAGCAGGCATTGGACGCTGCAGTGCCCCATATGCACAAAAAAAGCATAGGTTGGAGCAAAAAAGCGTAA
- a CDS encoding HU family DNA-binding protein, which translates to MKATQSNITKKEIVDEIASQTGFTQVKTKVIVEELIDAISNCVIEGNNIELRGFGRFKNKQRKERRTRNPKTGELVNIPAKVRPVFEPSKDLIEKINNVPFDLEEAFVPKDDQERI; encoded by the coding sequence ATGAAGGCGACTCAGTCCAACATAACTAAGAAGGAAATCGTTGATGAAATCGCTTCCCAGACTGGATTTACGCAAGTAAAAACCAAAGTCATCGTGGAAGAACTCATCGACGCTATTTCCAATTGCGTTATCGAGGGCAACAATATCGAGTTGCGTGGATTCGGTCGCTTCAAGAATAAACAGCGCAAGGAACGCCGCACCCGGAACCCCAAGACTGGCGAGCTCGTGAACATTCCCGCCAAGGTGCGTCCGGTGTTCGAACCCAGCAAGGACCTGATCGAAAAAATCAACAACGTTCCTTTCGACTTAGAAGAGGCTTTTGTCCCTAAAGATGATCAAGAAAGAATCTAG
- the smpB gene encoding SsrA-binding protein SmpB: protein MIKKESSTPVIQNRKASHLYFVDETFEVGIMLIGSEVKSIRNGKCTLGEAWIDIDENKDELWLVGAHIDEYLFANRFNHFPARRRKLLAHTHEIQKMRKAKELKGCTIIPLKMYFKNRIAKLEVGICRGKDQHDKRQDILVRDAKMEMARAAKAHR from the coding sequence ATGATCAAGAAAGAATCTAGTACGCCCGTTATCCAGAACCGCAAGGCGAGCCACCTCTATTTTGTAGATGAAACTTTTGAAGTGGGAATCATGCTCATCGGTTCGGAAGTCAAGTCTATCCGTAACGGCAAATGCACTTTGGGCGAAGCGTGGATTGATATCGACGAAAACAAGGATGAACTCTGGCTCGTCGGTGCGCATATCGATGAATACCTTTTCGCCAACCGTTTCAACCATTTCCCTGCACGCAGGAGAAAGCTCCTCGCCCACACGCACGAAATCCAGAAGATGCGCAAGGCGAAGGAATTGAAGGGTTGCACGATCATCCCGCTGAAAATGTACTTTAAGAACCGTATTGCAAAACTCGAAGTAGGAATATGCCGAGGCAAGGATCAACACGACAAGCGACAGGACATTCTAGTCCGCGACGCCAAGATGGAAATGGCTCGCGCCGCCAAGGCTCATCGCTAA